The genomic region TAGTGTGAACTTACAATTAGGGGTTGTACAAgctttgtggggatcctaaccgttcattgtacatcattCCGTTATTTTTCATcaaatactatttgtgtttaattttaaataaaaaaatcaaatgattttcgaccgcacgatacacgataaataGTTAAAATGTGAGGATTCCTAGGATCCCTACAAAGTAGATCCAGATGGGATCCAATTCTGTAAAAGCATATTAGATGTGCACTATTTATTAATTAAGCACAAGTGGATGAAGAATACGTCAGGTGAAACGTCATTTTCGTGATTATTTTGACAAGAAATAGTATCTCTTATGAGTAGTGCTACActaatgatttgttttttttttttttgtcgaaggTACACTTATCATTTACTTATACCATCTTTTTAATAGAAGTAAAGTTTGCCAATGCAAGTGGATCATATCTCTGCTAGAGAGATAATACAACTAGCTGATAAGCCAAACATTTTTTATCTCTTACATTTGGATTCCACATGTTTCTATCTCGTTTTATTTGTGGTAATACATTTTTGGTCTGAGCAATCACACAAATATTACCTAATTCATGAGCTAGATCTTGAACTCCATGATTTTCACAAATGATTAATGTAGAATACATAAATTACATTTCTCGATAATTAGTCATGAAATGTCTTTTACAATATTTATCTTCAGCGGTCTGTAAACAAGCTGTTAGTGTGGAGGAAATTAGGTTTTCCCTCTCTAACCTTGCATGTTAAAACCCTAATATGTGTTTTTCTTTAGTATACACATTAGACGAGTATGTGCAGTCTTATAAGCAAAGAGAGGACTCCTTTCCTAATGTAGCCTATCATTAATTACCACCcataacaataataaaatagaaaaccAATTCTCATAAATTGACCAATAAGATCACTTTCAAAACAATATTCATTAAACCGAATACATCACACATGAACCTTGTTATGTGGGCCACACtagaatattaaaatattcttaCAAGTCTACCATAACCACTTTGTCCATGGTGGTGAGCCTCCTCCTCTTGTGGATAGGTTTATCTTTAAGGATGATATTGGGTTTCTTTAAACGCATTTTGTTAAGAGTTAGTTGTTTTTCTTAGAACTTTTGACCCCAATTTTACCAAAAACAATTTCATGagtgttattattttatattaaatatatattttacttcACTATCAAAGTAAAAGGGattattcttttcttctttaacTATTACAAAGTCGACTAAAGAGAGAgctgaattaattaaagggttgCACACTTACGCAAGCCATATGCACTCAATCACTTTCTCACTAAACATGCCAAGACAGCCATCTAGAATAAAACTTATAGTTAAAAATCATATTATCATTCCTACAAGTTATACATTactataatatttaatttttaaagtaggtatttaaattttttagtgtcAGGCAGCCTACATACGCATGTTACAAACCGATTCTATTATAAGTCAACACTAACCAATTATCATCGACATTGtgaataatttaataataaaaaaggttGTCATTTTAGAGCttgttttgaagtgtttgtaaattttttagtgtCAGGCAGCCTACATACGCATGTTACAAACCGATTCTATTATAAGTCAACACTAACCAATTATCATCGACATTGtgaataatttaataataaaaaaaaagttgtcatTTTAGAGCTCGTtttgaaatgcttttaaaacgaCTGAAAGCGCTTGAAGAAagcacttcaaatgttttttccAGAATTCACTTACGTTTTTAATAAgaattggttctaaaaatattcTCACAAAAAACAATTTCTAGTCACtttaaaagcacattcaaacGTGTCCTTGATCAATCTCATAACTTTTCATTCCGGGAGGGTGTTACTAATGTCCACACCAGATGAAGTATTCAATGACGATTGGACTCCGTCAACCGATGCAGTACATGGATACAAGCATGACAACGTTCAATGAAAGCAAACAAGGGTATTTTCGTTATTTTGATTAATGATGTCAATCTTGACATGGTACAAGTCCACACTACACAAGGGTACAAAAGAGAATTCACATGCAAGTAAAGTCGCGGGCACGCCACAGCCCCCACGCGTTTGTCGCGTCTCTTAGACAAGAGGAAGCAAACAGAGACACTCATTCCGCCCCATCTGCCAATTTCTCCTCAGTTGCCATTTTCTCGCATTGACcgctctttctccttcttcgtCCCCTCGCAActttctgatttaatttttttccaacaaaGTCAGCTCGATCGAAgaaaacccagaagaagaagaagtcagCTGCAGTTTCTTATACGGATTGAAATTTGTTTGCAATGACTTGCTGATTGTTCGGCTGGTGTTTGATAAAAGTCGGTAAAAGAAGAGCGCCTTTGAGCTTTTGGAGTGGCAAATGGGCAACTGTTTAGATTCTTCTGCTAAAGTCGACACCGCACAGAGCTCCCTTGGAACTTGGGGTAAGTTTTCAATGCCTTGCTATGAAAAAAACCTTGATTTTCATAAGCTGGTCTTATATTTTGATGGGTATATTTGTTAGTATTTTTAGTGCCTTTCTGAGAGTTTGTATTAGTTTCAAGCAGTGAAATTTTGGTGGGTTCGGTTGGTATTTACTGAATTAGAAAGTGGTGTTCTTTTTGGGTTCTGAGTAGCTTAGTTCATCTCTGGAGCAAACTCTCTGTATTTCTGGAGATTGCTtaatttgttcttcttcttttgttatctgttaattattaattctttgttttgtatcttgatttgttttttaatgTGTAAAACAATATGATATTTTGCCCTTTTGAGGAGAATATAGGAACAAGTTGAAGACAGCTTTATATAATTTTGTCATTATTCGGTGATGCGCAATGTGCTTTTAGTAAATTTTATTAGCTGATAATTGTTACAATTTTACTCGGTTTGCATTTGGCCTGAAATGGGGGCAAACTGTGAAAGCGATTTAGACATTCATTTTGTTCTTTTACGATGATCATGTAAAGGATAGGCGTCAATGGCACGCTAAGGTCTCTAGAATCAGAGACTTTAGCAACAATTGGGCCCTGAGGGGAAAAGTTTGGTGGTCCTTTGTACGAAAACAGAATTGGTTTTTTATGCTCCACAAGATTCGACTTCATCGTTTACTAGTGATCATTGGAACATGGAGCAAAGATGCTTAACTTAAGGTGTTTGGTGAGCCAGGCCAGCTGGTATCTTTCTTTGAGACCACCTGATCACTCAAAACCCTGTACCTTGATCGACAAGTTTACATAGGTCCCTTAGAAATCATTAAAAGAATTTACACTCAATCGTTTCATTATGTTCCtcgaaaattttgaattaatttgcTTAAGTAATACTCTAGTAGATTTGTACTATATATGACATTTCTTAAGGAATGCTATAAGTTGGTGTAGGTTTACATCCCTTTCCCCACAAATTGATTATTGATTATTGATTACTTGACTTGGCAGGATCAGGGGCTTCCAAAGTTTCCAGCAAAACTAGCCCTTCCTCAGTTCCCTCCACTTTGACCGTCCCGTCATATAATGGAAGGAGCAATGGTTCAAGTCTTCCTACCCCAAGGACTGAAGGCGAAATATTGTCATCTCCAAATTTGAAAGCCTTCTCATTCAATGAGCTAAAGAATGCCACCAGAAACTTCCGCCCTGACAGTCTTCTCGGTGAAGGAGGATTTGGCTATGTTTTCAAAGGATGGATTAATGAGAACACATGGACAGCTGCAAAACCAGGGTCCGGAATGGTTGTTGCTGTCAAGAAGCTCAAACCTGAAGGTTTCCAAGGCCACAAGGAGTGGTTGGTAGGTTTCTTCTTTAACAATTTTCTGTATGTCTGTTACGTTTCAATTCTCATTCTTGGCTTATGTACTGATAGCTAATGAATTTCAGACAGAAGTGAATTATCTTGGTCAACTCCATCATCCAAATCTGGTGAAGCTTATCGGGTACTGCTTGGAGGGTGAGAACCGCCTTTTGGTGTATGAGTTCATGCCGAAAGGAAGCTTAGAGAATCATCTGTTTAGAAGTAAGTGATGTATTCTTCTAACATTAATCAGAAGCATAGttcccctccccctcctctcACAATTGTTTAAGTTATCTGGAATTCCACTTTTATGTATATTTTCTTGCAAATAAACAACAGTTGCATTGgcaattttaagaaaaaactCCTTTGTTTTGCCCTTGAAAACTTTGTAATGTTGAAGTTTTACATACGTTTCACAGGAGGGCCGCAACCACTTTCATGGGCAACAAGAATGAAAGTAGCCATAGGTGCTGCAAGGGGGCTTAGTTTTCTTCACGAGGCGGAATCACAAGTCATATATCGTGATTTTAAGGCTTCCAATATTTTACTAGATTCGGTATGTTGAACAAAGTGGAAACTAGCTCATCACATTAGTAGTCATGTTTAATAATCATATGATTAGATTGGATAAATCACTGGCATAAATGTTGCATTGTGGGTGCAGGAATTCAATGCGAAGCTTTctgattttggcttggccaAGGCTGGTCCCACTGGCGACAGGACTCATGTGTCTACTCAAGTCATGGGTACTCATGGCTATGCAGCACCCGAATATGTTGCTACAGGTATGTTTAACTACTATATGCAGTATTGTTGGGGTTTTTACTGGTCATACATCCCCGAGTCATAGTACATACTTTATATCTTGTTGGGGAAAGCTGATATTGAGAGTGTCTGAGTAGGCTATAAATATAGAATTGTATGTGAACCTCTGACGTTGCACCAAATTACCGATAATCTGGATTGGTCATCTCTAACCTTTTGATTAGAGGATATCCAACTTGGTGCCCAGTTGACTGACTAATAAGGGGGTTGTTTCAATACTTTCTCTGAGGTGAAGGGAGAATAATGATTCGTTGGAcctatatataaatattgtgATTTCACATTGGGAATTTGCTCATCTGTTGATTCACAAGGTTGAGAAGGAAAAACTTGGCTTTTGAGTTGCGTCTGATAGTTGAACGGTA from Pyrus communis chromosome 4, drPyrComm1.1, whole genome shotgun sequence harbors:
- the LOC137731543 gene encoding probable serine/threonine-protein kinase PBL3, coding for MGNCLDSSAKVDTAQSSLGTWGSGASKVSSKTSPSSVPSTLTVPSYNGRSNGSSLPTPRTEGEILSSPNLKAFSFNELKNATRNFRPDSLLGEGGFGYVFKGWINENTWTAAKPGSGMVVAVKKLKPEGFQGHKEWLTEVNYLGQLHHPNLVKLIGYCLEGENRLLVYEFMPKGSLENHLFRRGPQPLSWATRMKVAIGAARGLSFLHEAESQVIYRDFKASNILLDSEFNAKLSDFGLAKAGPTGDRTHVSTQVMGTHGYAAPEYVATGRLTAKSDVYSFGVVLLELLSGRRAVDKTKVGVEQNLVDWTKPYLGDRRKLFRIMDTKLEGQYPQKAAYTAATLASQCLCVESKLRPTMSVVLATLEQLESPKTAARNSQSEQQTLPVPQKSPMRQHHSPLHMPPNASPLASQRQSVRVR